One genomic segment of Ricinus communis isolate WT05 ecotype wild-type chromosome 3, ASM1957865v1, whole genome shotgun sequence includes these proteins:
- the LOC8282106 gene encoding DDB1- and CUL4-associated factor homolog 1 isoform X3 translates to MEASMDESSIQGQAGGGGGGGPLTVDTESQSQHDRVQEDGTVNEEEELMDKAQKLMDRITSSPDNPNPTVLHALSSLLEAQESLYMEKNGYSSFNNSRASHNIGRLGNLVRENDEFFDLISTKFLSETRYSTSVQAAAARLLMSCSLTWIYPHVFEEPVIENIKNWVMDETARSGEERHWKHDTGKKEASDSEMLKCYSTGLLAVCLAGGGQVVEDVLTSGLSAKLMRFLRIRVLAETSTNQKDATFLMESKNLSAATCIRGREEGRGRVRQVLEATHVDNLRINDERTLDDPIGGEPPDRLVEGVDVVDEDGGDRWNSRDPRDGKIKFGDLDDSGKDDSSRRRPSRGLARPRGKGRASEAASENEQGLTSPGSGSRSGQGRIFRDRNLIKSLDLRRGQEARKYPGNLNPDGFIVEREDTDDCFQECKIGTKDISDLVKKAVRAAEAEATAANAPAEAIKAAGDAAAEVVKSAALEEFKSSNSEEAAVLAAARAASTVIDAANAVEVSRCSNDDSVTSGGTETEATEDAEEYFVPDSESLAQIREKFCIQCLEILGEYVEVLGPVLHEKGVDVCLALLQRSSKLTEVSKAATLLPDVMKLICALAAHRKFAALFVDRSGMQKLLAVPTVEQTFFGLSSCLFTIGSLQGIMERVCALPSDVVYQVVELAIQLLECPQDQARKNAALFFGAAFVFRAVIDAFDAQDGLQKLLGLLNDAAAVRSGVNSGALNLSGASALRNDRSPPEVLTSSEKQIAYHTCVALRQYFRAHLLLLLDTIRPYKNNRSVARNIPSVRAAYKPLDLSNEAVDAVFLQLQKDRKLGSAFVRTRFPAVDKFLLFNGHITMLELCQAPPVERYLHDLLQYALGVLHIVTLVNDSRKMIVNATLSNNRVGIAVILDAANISGNYVDHEIIQPALNVLINLVCPPPSISNKPPLLAQGQQTASGQFTNASAMDGSNKNTERSLSDLRERSGESSVADRGIVAASATRSISSTSQTPVPTAASGLVGDRRIFLGTGAGCAGLAAQMEQGYRQAREAVRANNGIKVLLHLLQPRIYSPPAALDCIRALACRVLLGLARDDTIAHILTKLQVGKKLSELIRDSGSQMPGTDQGRWQAELAQVAIELIAIVTNSGRASTLAATDAATPTLRRIERAAIAAATPITYHSRELLLLMHEHLQASGLAATAATLLKEAQLTPLPSLAAASSLMHQTTTQETPSTQLQWPSGRTPCGFMCKKSKAIARDEDSCLRCESALSSKKKPLVFSPTFNSQSRIQSLTLDSNQSSFKKASSGPKQSAAAGNLSEALPEALPKNNPDTESLCKTPIVLPMKRKLSDLKDVGLASSGKRVNTGEHGLRSPVCLTPNAVRKNSLLGDTVGYCTPISNLRDLHGRSTPSSLVDYLDDNQYGNCTQPGLLNDHQPSNSERLTLDSLVVQYLKHQHRQCPAPITTLPPLSLLHPHVCPEPKRSIDAPSNVTARLGTREFRSIYGGVHGNRRDRQFVYSRFRLLRTCRDDADALLTCITFLGDSSHLGVGSHTGELKIFDSNSNSVLESCTSHQSPLTFIQSYIYGETQLLLSSSSQDVRLWDASSISGGPVHSLDGCKAARFSNSGNVFATLTVEPARREILLYDVQTCQVESTLSDTVSSFTGRGHVYSLIHFSPSDTMLLWNGVLWDRRQSGPVHRFDQFTDYGGGGFHPAGNEVIINSEVWDLRKFRLLRSVPSLDQTAITFNARGDVIYAILRRNLDDVMSAVHTRRVKHPLFAAFHTVDAINYSEIATIPVDRCVLDFASEATDSFVGLITMDDQEEMYSSARIYEIGRRRPTDDDSDPDDADSEEDEEDDDDDDEDGDVDPILGADLDGDGESDADDMSNDDDDDSASDLDDEEDDGDFMMDGMDFDGGGAGILEIVTEGDEEDDDSQLVESYSSGEEDDFVSNGFNY, encoded by the exons ATGGAGGCCTCCATGGACGAGTCATCAATTCAAGGACAAGCTGGCGGTGGCGGTGGCGGTGGTCCTCTGACAGTGGATACTGAATCGCAATCGCAGCACGACAGGGTACAGGAAGACGGAACCgtcaatgaagaagaagaattaatGGACAAGGCTCAGAAATTGATGGATAGGATCACTTCTTCCCCTGATAACCCTAACCCTACCGTCCTCCACGCCCTTTCCTCTCTCCTGGAAGCCCAGGAATCTCT ATACATGGAAAAAAATGGCTATTCATCTTTTAATAATAGTCGTGCTTCTCACAACATTGGACGGCTCGGGAACCTAGTGCGG gagaatgatgaattttttgatttaatatctACAAAGTTTCTATCTGAAACTAGATATTCAACCTCTGTTCAAGCAGCTGCTGCAAGGCTTTTGATGAGCTGTTCACTAACTTGGATT TATCCGCATGTTTTTGAAGAACCTGTCatagaaaacataaaaaactGGGTGATGGATGAGACTGCTAGATCTGGGGAAGAGCGTCATTGGAAGCATGATACGGGGAAAAAGGAGGCCTCAGATTCTGAAATGTTGAAATGCTATTCAACTGGACTTCTTGCAGTATGTTTGGCAGG TGGTGGTCAAGTAGTTGAGGACGTGTTGACATCTGGATTGTCTGCAAAGCTTATGCGCTTTCTTCGTATTCGTGTCCTTGCAGAGACAAGCACAAACCAGAAAGATGCTACTTTTTTAATGGAAAGTAAGAACTTGTCAGCTGCTACTTGTATTAGAGGTAGAGAAGAAGGTAGGGGTAGGGTAAGGCAGGTTCTGGAAGCAACTCATGTAGATAACCTGAGGATAAATGATGAGAGGACTTTGGATGATCCAATTGGTGGAGAACCACCTGATAGGTTAGTCGAAGGGGTCGATGTAGTAGATGAAGATGGTGGGGATAGATGGAATAGTCGAGACCCACGTGatggtaaaataaaatttggagaTCTTGATGACAGTGGGAAAGATGACTCATCAAGACGTAGGCCCTCCCGTGGATTGGCAAGACCCAGAGGGAAGGGAAGAGCTAGTGAAGCTGCTTCTGAAAATGAGCAGGGTTTGACATCTCCGGGATCTGGTAGTCGATCGGGGCAGGGACGGATTTTTAGGGATaggaatttgataaaaagtttAGATTTGAGAAGAGGACAGGAGGCAAGAAAGTATCCAGGAAATTTAAATCCTGATGGTTTTATCGTGGAAAGAGAGGATACTGATGATTGCTTTCAGGAATGCAAAATTGGAACCAAAGACATTTCTGATCTGGTCAAGAAGGCAGTTAGAGCTGCTGAAGCAGAAGCTACTGCTGCAAATGCACCCGCTGAAGCCATCAAAGCAGCTGGTGATGCTGCTGCTGAAGTTGTCAAGAGTGCAGCCTTGGAG GAATTTAAATCTTCCAACAGCGAAGAAGCTGCAGTTTTGGCTGCTGCAAGAGCTGCATCGACTGTTATTGATGCTGCTAATGCAGTTGAAGTTTCTCG ATGCAGTAATGATGACTCGGTGACTTCTGGCGGTACAGAAACAGAAGCTACTGAGGATGCTGAAGAATACTTCGTTCCTGATTCTGAATCACTTGCACAGATTAGGGAAAAATTCTGCATCCAGTGCCTTGAGATATTAGGGGAATATGTGGAAGTTCTGGGGCCTGTCCTGCATGAAAAGGGAGTAGATGTTTGTCTTGCATTATTGCAACGCAGTTCTAAACTTACGGAGGTATCAAAGGCAGCGACCCTCTTGCCTGATGTGATGAAGCTCATCTGTGCATTGGCTGCACACCGTAAATTTGCTGCATTATTTGTTGATAGGAGTGGCATGCAGAAATTACTAGCCGTCCCTACGGTTGAACAAACTTTTTTTGGCCTATCTTCATGCTTATTTACTATAGGTTCTCTTCAG gGAATAATGGAGCGTGTATGCGCACTTCCTTCAGATGTTGTCTACCAAGTGGTTGAATTAGCTATTCAACTTCTTGAGTGCCCTCAGGACCAAGCCCGGAAAAATGCAGCCTTGTTTTTTGGTGCGGCATTTGTCTTCAGAGCTGTTATTGATGCTTTTGATGCTCAAGATGGTTTACAGAAGTTGTTGGGCCTTTTAAATGATGCTGCCGCAGTTAGATCCGGGGTTAATTCAGGTGCATTGAACCTGTCTGGTGCATCAGCTCTACGTAATGATCGTTCACCACCAGAAGTCTTGACATCATCAGAGAAGCAAATAGCTTATCACACCTGTGTTGCTTTGAGACAATATTTCCGAGCACATCTTCTTTTGCTCTTGGATACCATCCGTCCCTACAAAAACAATCGAAGTGTGGCTCGGAATATTCCAAGTGTAAGGGCTGCATACAAGCCACTTGACCTTAGTAATGAGGCTGTGGATGCAGTTTTTTTGCAGTTACAGAAGGATAGAAAACTGGGTTCTGCATTTGTGAGGACTCGTTTTCCTGCAGTTGAcaagtttttactttttaatggGCATATTACTATGTTAGAATTATGTCAG GCTCCACCTGTCGAACGCTATTTGCATGACCTGCTTCAGTATGCATTGGGCGTCCTGCATATTGTTACATTGGTAAATGACAGCCGCAAAATGATAGTAAATGCCACATTAAGCAATAATCGTGTTGGTATAGCTGTCATTCTGGATGCAGCAAATATTTCTGGTAACTATGTTGACCATGAG aTCATACAGCCAGCATTGAATGTGTTGATCAATCTTGTTTGTCCACCTCCTTCAATTAGCAATAAACCGCCGCTTCTTGCACAAGGTCAGCAGACTGCATCTGGTCAATTCACAAATGCTTCTGCTATGGATGGTAGTAACAAAAATACAGAACGTAGCCTGAGTGATCTAAGGGAACGGAGCGGGGAGTCAAGTGTTGCTGATCGAGGCATTGTTGCAGCTTCTGCTACTCGATCCATTAGTAGCACTTCACAGACACCTGTTCCTACAGCAGCTTCAGGATTGGTTGGAGATCGAAGAATATTTTTGGGTACCGGAGCTGGTTGTGCTGGCCTTGCTGCGCAAATGGAACAAGGATATCGTCAAGCAAGGGAAGCTGTTCGTGCCAACAATGGTATAAAGGTTCTTCTCCATCTTCTACAACCACGCATATATTCACCTCCTGCTGCTCTCGACTGTATTCGTGCTCTTGCTTGTCGGGTACTGCTTGGTTTAGCCAGGGATGATACAATTGCGCACATATTGACCAAACTTCAG gtTGGGAAAAAGTTGTCGGAGCTAATTCGAGACTCTGGTAGTCAGATGCCTGGAACTGATCAAGGCAGGTGGCAAGCTGAACTTGCCCAGGTGGCAATAGAACTAATTGCG ATTGTCACAAATTCAGGGCGTGCAAGTACGTTAGCTGCTACTGATGCTGCTACCCCTACTCTGAGGCGCATAGAAAGAGCTGCAATTGCTGCTGCAACACCTATCACTTATCATTCTAG GGAACTTCTGCTCCTCATGCATGAACACCTTCAGGCTTCTGGTTTGGCTGCAACTGCTGCTACACTGCTGAAAGAGGCCCAATTGACACCTTTGCCATCACTGGCAGCTGCATCTTCCCTCATGCATCAAACTACCACACAAGAAACTCCTTCAACACAGCTCCAGTGGCCCTCTGGTCGAACCCCTTGTGGGTTTATGTGCAAGAAATCCAAAGCAATTGCACGTGATGAGGATTCCTGCTTGAGGTGCGAATCAGCTTTGTCTTCAAAGAAGAAACCTCTTGTTTTCTCACCAACTTTCAATTCACAGTCAAGAATTCAGTCTCTAACCCTTGATTCCAATCAATCCTCATTTAAAAAAGCCTCAAGTGGTCCAAAACAATCTGCTGCTGCCGGAAATTTATCAGAGGCACTACCAGAAGCCTTGCCAAAAAATAATCCTGACACAGAATCTTTATGTAAAACTCCAATTGTACTGCCAATGAAACGGAAGTTATCTGATCTGAAAGATGTTGGTTTGGCATCATCTGGGAAGCGAGTCAACACTGGTGAGCATGGACTTCGTTCTCCAGTTTGTTTGACACCAAATGCTGTGCGTAAGAACAGTTTACTTGGTGATACTGTTGGATATTGTACACCAATTTCCAATTTGAGGGATTTACATGGCCGATCAACACCAAGTAGTTTGGTAGATTATCTAGATGACAACCAATACGGTAATTGCACCCAGCCTGGACTGCTAAATGATCACCAACCCAGCAACTCAGAGCGGTTAACTCTTGACTCTCTTGTTGTTCAGTACTTGAAGCATCAGCATCGCCAGTGCCCAGCTCCTATAACCACTCTTCCGCCACTCTCTCTCTTACACCCGCACGTTTGTCCTGAACCGAAAAGGAGTATTGATGCCCCATCAAATGTAACAGCTAGGCTTGGGACACGTGAATTCAGAAGTATATATGGTGGGGTCCATGGAAATCGCCGAGATCGCCAATTTGTATATAGTCGATTCAGGCTGTTGAGAACTTGCAGAGATGACGCTGATGCACTTTTGACATGCATAACTTTTCTTGGGGATTCCTCTCATCTTGGAGTTGGCAGTCATACAGGAGAGCTTAAAATTTTTGATTCCAATAGCAATAGTGTGCTTGAGAGTTGCACAAGCCACCAGTCTCCTTTGACATTTATtcaatcatatatatatggtgAAACACAATTGCTGCTCTCTTCAAGTTCCCAGGATGTCCGCTTGTGGGATGCTTCCTCAATCTCAGGTGGACCTGTGCATTCACTTGACGGGTGCAAGGCTGCAAGGTTTAGCAATTCTGGAAATGTATTTGCCACCTTAACGGTTGAGCCAGCACGACGTGAAATTCTCCTTTATGATGTCCAAACCTGTCAAGTGGAATCAACTCTGTCAGATACAGTTTCGAGTTTTACAGGCCGTGGCCATGTTTATTCCCTTATACACTTTAGCCCTTCAGATACAATGTTGCTCTGGAATGGAGTTCTGTGGGATAGGCGGCAGTCTGGTCCCGTTCACCGGTTTGATCAGTTTACTGATTATGGTGGTGGGGGTTTTCATCCTGCTGGGAATGAG GTGATTATAAACTCTGAGGTCTGGGATCTTCGGAAGTTTAGGCTCCTTCGAAGTGTACCGTCATTGGACCAAACAGCAATAACATTTAATGCACGTGGTGATGTCATTTATGCAATCCTGAGGAGAAATCTTGACGATGTAATGTCAGCTGTGCATACCCGTCGTGTAAAGCACCCTTTGTTTGCTGCGTTTCACACTGTAGATGCCATCAATTATTCGGAAATTGCCACTATACCAGTAGACCGCTGCGTCCTTGATTTCGCATCAGAGGCAACTGATTCTTTTGTTGGTTTGATTACAATGGATGACCAAGAAGAGATGTATTCATCTGCTAGGATATATGAGATTGGTCGGCGAAGGCCAACAGATGATGACTCTGATCCTGATGATGCTGACAGTGAGGAAGATgaggaagatgatgatgatgatgatgaagatggTGATGTGGATCCCATTCTGGGTGCAGACCTGGATGGGGATGGTGAGAGTGATGCTGATGATATGAgcaatgatgatgatgatgatagtgCGAGCGATCTCGATGATGAAGAGGATGATGGGGATTTTATGATGGATGGTATGGACTTTGATGGGGGAGGAGCAGGGATACTGGAAATTGTGACTGAGGGTGATGAAGAGGATGATGACAGTCAGTTGGTTGAATCTTACAGCAGTGGCGAGGAGGATGACTTTGTCAGTAATGGTTTTAActattaa